The Salvelinus namaycush isolate Seneca chromosome 5, SaNama_1.0, whole genome shotgun sequence genome segment ctgctccctctccttctcccccccctTGGGTGCATGCTGTGGGCCCTCCACGCTGGGGTGCCGGAGCTTGAGCACCGACAGGAAGGGGGTCCGCTCACACAGATAACCCACAGAACTGTAGGGTTCCTGCAGCTGAGATACTGGGTAGATACCAGCTAGGATCTAGGGAGAAAGGGGCAGataagaggagggagagaaatggagggtgagggggagatggaggaagaggcGTAGATACAAAAGAATGGAGAAAAAGTGTTTAGAAAGAGTAAAGCATGATGAGAAAGATAGAGTGAAAAAAAGTTTGAAAAGGGTTGAAGAGTAATGATTGCTTTTATACACAAAGCTCTCCGCAGTAGTTGAGACTTAAAAGTGGTTTGGATTATGATTCTACTCCAAAAACAGCCTTCAAATGGCCAGAGGGAATATCAGTTATTCTTCTACTCTCCAAGACATTTCCTCCACAGGCTGTCACCAAAAAGTGATTTGACCTGGGATTCTTAGGGAATGGGAGGACatagtacacacacaaacatacaccctACTCACTCCCTCCTCTCAGTTACCTGTAGTTGTTTGTTGACTAGTGAAGGGAAGACCAGTCCAGGGCAGTCACACAGTTTGACAGTGGGTGTGAGGTAGTAGGTCTGGAAGTATTTGGTGTGGCCGGGGGTTCGAGACACACTCACCACCTTCCTACCTACCAGACTGTTCAATACTGATGACTTCCCCACGTTAGGGAAgcctagggagggagggaaagagagacgtATATTCATATTCCCTTTGTAGTAGACATTTCTGAATGCCATAGGGGGCTGGTGGGGGAACAAAGCCTTGAGGTACACAAGCATAACTTAATTTATCAAGTTACTAATCAGTGACGACAGATTAGTGATTTGGAGGTAGGAAAGCAAGCTTCCAACATGGCCGCTCACCTATACAGCCCAGCGTGAGTACGCCATCTTTATACAGCTCCTGGGAGGGGCTGCTCATCTCCATGGCAACATCACTCTGGTGCTCCACTAGAACAGAGTCCGCCCCCTCCTCTGACTGCTCTCCCTCTGATCCCATAGCAACCGCATCTCTCTGGATCTTCTTCTCCCAGCTGGACAAGTCCACTACAAGAGGGGGGGCAACAATGGTGAACACTCCCTACAGCCAATCATTCTGTACACTTCTGGGAAAAAAAGTGGAGAATTGGGAAGGAGCATTACTTGTCTTCAGCCTATTTTAAGACTACTTCCATTCAGTGTTGGTTCTTCTATGATATACCCTTACAACCCGGCACCCACAGATCTTTGTATGAAGACACTAATCCTTCATTCAACAGTAATTCGCTATGCTATGGATGCTATGGAAAGTACCTGGCCAAAGCATTAAGTCATTACAGACTTACATGGTTAGcaatacatgtgtgaaataggtaCTATGCCACCCAGGTGGGTGGGTCCCTTTAACCTTTTCCTGCTGTGATTTCCTGACACGCCTTCAGGATGTGGGTGGGGCCTCCAGCATGTCCCCACCCACATGTACCCTTTtttctcatcctcttcttctgaaGCACTAGAgtcacagagacagatacagacagtgcAATAGGTTATCCTGGTGATCAAGTACACAGTTCAACAGCTACAATCAGCTCTCATCATTGTCCCTCGCCTTGTGTATCACTTTCGCTTCAGCACAACCACCCTCACTCCCACCCACCTGTGCTGTATGGCTGGCCGGGGTGTGATGTGAAGCAGACACAGTGGAGGTGGGGGAACTGTGTCTGGAGGTAGTGTGTCCAGGCCAGCACCAGCGGAGGGGGACACAGGTCAGCTTTGTtcagcaccaccaccacctgcTTCTGCAGCtccccagtgatgtagtggtacaGCGCTGGGGGAAACTGCAGCACCTGCATGGGAGGGACACACCAGGAACACATTCATTAAGACATGCATGCTCGGTCTGGCAAACGACTTATAGACCGCgtaccaaatggcaacctattccctatatagtgcactacttttgaccagggcccatagcaaCATAGTCATGAACATAGTCAAGTTATACATGGTACTGACCACCTATAACTTACCCTGTCTGTGGCTCCACCTGGTGGATACTCTATGTATGCATTTCACCATATGGTTCAAAGCATAATGAAACCATCCtttttatgtattatatttaacctttatttaactaggcaagtcagttaaaaacaaattattatttactatgacggcctaccggggaatagtgggtcaactgccttgttcaggggcaaaacgacagattttttaacttgccagctcggggattcaatctggcaacctttcggttactggcccaacgctctaaccactaggctacctgccatcatAGTAACTATTAATTACATTATCATGGTGACAGTAGTAAGTTGATAATGATACTGGTACATGACTAGTAGCAGATAATGACAGTAGGAGGAGTTTAAAAGAGATTACCCACCGGGTGCCTGATGTCCACGATGAGCAGGATCACATCGGACATCTCCAACACTCTCCACAACTGTCTCCAcgtctgagagaaagagaggggggagagaaagagagagggggagaaaggaagGGTATAAAGAGTAAAGTTATGTGAAGAGTATTTAGGTTTTACCTACCCTAGGTTTTGCTCAGTGTCAGAGAAAGAGGTGGTTTTTAATGGATTCATTCAAGTTTATAGAATATTGTAGAATTCATAGCTCTTTAATTATCCATCAAAATGGACCTTTCTGCTGACACAATACAGCCCCCCGTAACTAGCCGGTCACTAACCTCAAGGCTACCAGCTCCCTGAAGAGCATTTATAAAGGGTTCTGAATATATCGTTTCCTCACCTCCAGGTTGTGCTCAAAGTGGCTGAGGGATCCAGGTGGGTTTCTGGAGTGCAGGTCGTTCAGATATTCCCGGTATGACTTCTCTTCTTTCTTCAGCAGCTCCTCACGATTCATCCCATAATTCCACGGAGGTCGCCGCGGAAACTCAAGACCTGAGATTGGAGGTCAGTGGCAGATACGTCAAACAGTGACACAAAGTGAAAAGACCATGTCAAAACTCACACTAGATTGGGTTTTTATTTAACAGCATTGAGAGGCTCAGGATACAGGTTACGTATCAAATCACACCCTATTAGTGTACTACTTCGACCAGAGCACATATAGCTTAGGTCAAAATGAGTGtactaaataaggaatagggtgccatttgagacagaacctttatttaacagcATTAAGAGGTTGTTGTGAGGCTCAGGGTCAAGGAGCTCTGACCTTTCTCAGTGGG includes the following:
- the gnl1 gene encoding guanine nucleotide-binding protein-like 1, with protein sequence MPRKKPFSTKQKKKQMQVKRERKRGEPGSGPSSRNASVERGMDRERQSDTSDSETTDVRRINQQPGIREGRYDPNRFRLHFEKESREEVERRKKLAREKVLDQMLDKDLEVDINDIYPTEKGLEFPRRPPWNYGMNREELLKKEEKSYREYLNDLHSRNPPGSLSHFEHNLETWRQLWRVLEMSDVILLIVDIRHPVLQFPPALYHYITGELQKQVVVVLNKADLCPPPLVLAWTHYLQTQFPHLHCVCFTSHPGQPYSTVLQKKRMRKKGTCGWGHAGGPTHILKACQEITAGKVDLSSWEKKIQRDAVAMGSEGEQSEEGADSVLVEHQSDVAMEMSSPSQELYKDGVLTLGCIGFPNVGKSSVLNSLVGRKVVSVSRTPGHTKYFQTYYLTPTVKLCDCPGLVFPSLVNKQLQILAGIYPVSQLQEPYSSVGYLCERTPFLSVLKLRHPSVEGPQHAPKGGEKEREQGPEHSWTAWDVCEAWAERRGYKTAKAARNDVYRAANSLLRLAVDGRLCLCLRPPAYNDQREQWESHPDLAEIIALQGRKEEGAGERDEEEEGESSSEPEEERDRDADDDDEDGDDEDEGFGHPAVKERKGPTSLTVNMFDVLRENECE